CGGCGGCGCCACGCTTCGCGAGCTCGCCGCGGCGCCCGCGCGCGACGCGATCGACTGGGCGATGCTGGACGTCTGGTGGGGTGACGAGCGGTTCCTGCCGGCGGGCAGCCCGGATCGCAACGAGACCCAGGCGCGGGAAGCCCTCCTCGCCCACGTCCCGCTCGACCCGCAGCGCGTTCACCCGATGGCGGCGGCCAACGACGAACCTGCGGACGACCTCGACGCCGCCGCCGCGGCGTACGCCGCCGAGCTGCATGCGGCAGGCGATCCCACCTTCGACATCCTGCTGCTCGGCGTCGGACCCGACGGGCACGTGGCATCGCTGTTCCCCGGGGCCGCGGGCCTCGGCGACGACCGGTCCGTCGTACCGGTCCGGGGGGCAGCCAAGCCGCCGCCGAACC
This sequence is a window from Mycobacteriales bacterium. Protein-coding genes within it:
- the pgl gene encoding 6-phosphogluconolactonase — its product is MTAPLVAVHRDAMLLAQAVAARIISGIADAQAERGTASIVLTGGGIGGATLRELAAAPARDAIDWAMLDVWWGDERFLPAGSPDRNETQAREALLAHVPLDPQRVHPMAAANDEPADDLDAAAAAYAAELHAAGDPTFDILLLGVGPDGHVASLFPGAAGLGDDRSVVPVRGAAKPPPNRISLGLSTINRAREVWLIAAGEEKAAAVKAALAGDADLPAAAVHGRSATKWLLDRAAASAL